The genomic stretch AACCCAATACCGGGCGGCCAAAAAAAAATCTTATCGCGCCCCGTAGCTGTGCAAACCGGGAAGAAGATTGACGCCGAAATATGTGAAGAGAACCGCTGCAAAACCGACAATGGAAAGATAGGCAATGCGTCTGCCACGCCAGCCACGCATCATCCGGGCGTGCAGTAAGGTTGCATAAATAAACCAGGTAATCAGGGACCAGGTCTCTTTGGGATCCCAGCCCCAGTATCGACCCCAGGCGGAATTGGCCCAGACGGCTCCGGTTATTATGCCGATAGTTAGAAATAAAAACCCGAACATGATCAGTTGGTGGTTCAGTTCCTCCAAAATTGTTGTCCCGGGAAACAGCACCAGCAGGTGGCTTTTACCCTCCGGGTCCCTTTGTTTGAAAAGATACATCCAGCTAATGCCGAAAGCGACGGCAAAGGCGGCATAGCCGACAAAACAGCTAATAACATGGGCGATCAGCCAGTTGCTTTTCAAGGCAGGCAACAGTGGCTGGATCCGATCATTGATGTTCGGGGACATGGAGGCGTAAGCCATTGCCAAAAAAGCAATTGGAGTCGTAAATGCCCCCATGATGCGATTTTCGTATTTTTTCTGAATGAACAGATAAACGACCACAATGGTCAATGAAAAAAAGATTAAAGACTCATACAGGTTTGAAAGCGGGGCATGTCCGATGCCGAGCTTGTA from Candidatus Desulfatibia profunda encodes the following:
- the ccsB gene encoding c-type cytochrome biogenesis protein CcsB encodes the protein MDSSIVLSIVTFVYGLAAFLYVAAWVFKKELPAKLATWTAVIGVAGNSVGIIMRWVESYKLGIGHAPLSNLYESLIFFSLTIVVVYLFIQKKYENRIMGAFTTPIAFLAMAYASMSPNINDRIQPLLPALKSNWLIAHVISCFVGYAAFAVAFGISWMYLFKQRDPEGKSHLLVLFPGTTILEELNHQLIMFGFLFLTIGIITGAVWANSAWGRYWGWDPKETWSLITWFIYATLLHARMMRGWRGRRIAYLSIVGFAAVLFTYFGVNLLPGLHSYGAR